A genomic window from Microbacterium sp. H1-D42 includes:
- a CDS encoding ROK family protein translates to MRIGLDVGGTKIAGIARADDGTVLAHVRRATGSGGDAVLTGILDAAGELRAQLADPDLRSIGIGIPGLVDAEAGLVVHAVNLGVESLAIAEHVQRMLGVPCFVENDVKAAALGAAALRDDGAPIAYLNLGTGVAAGIIVDGRIWRGARGTAGEVGHFVVDPNGRLCGCGQRGCIETLCGGGALARAWGGAGELPVKDILDAADAGDDVAIALRDDLFRGAAAAVRALVLSVDVEVIVIGGGLTALTGRLEPGIHAALRADAAQSSFLRSLRLDERIEMLPADSPVAAVGAALLGSVPAKTIALDKEIIVHG, encoded by the coding sequence GTGCGCATCGGGCTCGACGTCGGCGGAACCAAGATCGCCGGCATCGCGCGCGCCGATGACGGCACGGTCCTCGCGCATGTGCGCCGTGCCACCGGCAGCGGCGGTGACGCCGTGCTCACCGGCATCCTCGACGCCGCCGGCGAACTGCGCGCGCAGCTCGCCGACCCTGACCTCCGCTCGATCGGGATCGGCATCCCCGGCCTGGTCGATGCGGAAGCGGGGCTCGTGGTGCACGCCGTGAACCTCGGCGTCGAGTCGCTGGCCATCGCAGAGCACGTGCAGCGGATGCTGGGGGTGCCGTGCTTCGTCGAGAACGATGTGAAGGCCGCCGCCCTCGGTGCGGCGGCGCTGCGGGACGACGGCGCACCGATCGCCTACCTCAACCTCGGCACCGGTGTCGCGGCCGGCATCATCGTGGACGGACGGATCTGGCGTGGTGCCCGCGGAACCGCCGGTGAAGTGGGCCACTTCGTGGTCGACCCCAACGGCCGGCTCTGCGGCTGCGGTCAGCGCGGATGCATCGAGACGCTCTGCGGCGGCGGAGCGCTCGCCCGCGCCTGGGGCGGAGCGGGAGAGCTGCCGGTGAAGGACATCCTGGATGCCGCGGATGCCGGCGACGACGTCGCGATCGCACTGCGTGATGACCTGTTCCGCGGAGCGGCGGCGGCCGTTCGGGCGCTGGTGCTGTCGGTCGACGTCGAGGTGATCGTGATCGGCGGCGGGCTGACGGCGCTCACCGGCCGGCTCGAGCCGGGCATCCACGCCGCGCTGCGCGCTGATGCCGCGCAGTCATCCTTCCTGCGGTCACTGCGCCTCGATGAGAGGATAGAGATGCTTCCGGCGGATTCGCCGGTGGCGGCTGTCGGAGCCGCCTTGCTGGGGTCAGTCCCCGCGAAGACCATCGCCCTCGACAAGGAGATCATCGTTCATGGCTGA
- a CDS encoding L,D-transpeptidase family protein, protein MTDLISGPDTGATQAIPTTASTAVQPPHDGEPAVQWGPSEPTPKKRRIGLWVGLGAGALLLAAAGASTILIAPGTTVAGASVGWMTPGMAADVISDRVATTEVELTGAGDDAQLQGADLGASVDAQALAEQAFADRPMWNLGAWMGEPVTATVVLDADAADRALRATVPTSFVDPTEATVVFDEATAKYVATPAESGTGISVDALTTAFNTAVSDGDATFTFSGDATDVAPQITDEKAAATVEQLNGMLATIGFYVGKERTVPVAPAVAASWLTVEAVDGELQVSADSTKIQTVVDSLAKAVDRAPVPATTIVDSGGQVLRTEAKGVTGRELGETSGVASDFAAGLEKGDAVFPLTVSETPFETTAVARSLTVDISDQRTYLVENGNVVRSWAVSTGLPGTATDLGHFRVRAHVPMQDMKGTNADGSKYVTKDVPWVTYFNGDEAFHGTYWHTNFGNRMSHGCVNMPIDVAKQVFDLAPSGLEVWVRQ, encoded by the coding sequence GTGACCGATCTGATCTCCGGACCCGACACTGGCGCCACACAGGCGATTCCGACCACTGCGAGCACTGCTGTGCAGCCGCCGCATGATGGCGAGCCGGCCGTGCAATGGGGTCCGTCCGAACCCACGCCGAAGAAGCGTCGGATCGGACTGTGGGTGGGCCTCGGCGCGGGCGCGCTGCTACTGGCAGCGGCGGGCGCATCGACGATCCTGATCGCCCCTGGCACGACTGTGGCCGGCGCCTCGGTCGGGTGGATGACCCCCGGCATGGCAGCCGACGTCATCAGCGACCGTGTCGCCACCACCGAAGTCGAACTGACCGGCGCCGGCGATGACGCACAGCTGCAGGGCGCTGACCTCGGCGCAAGCGTGGACGCGCAGGCACTCGCCGAACAGGCCTTCGCCGATCGGCCGATGTGGAACCTCGGCGCATGGATGGGCGAGCCCGTCACGGCGACGGTCGTGCTCGATGCTGACGCCGCAGATCGCGCGCTGCGCGCCACGGTGCCGACGAGCTTCGTCGACCCAACTGAGGCCACCGTCGTCTTCGATGAGGCCACGGCGAAATACGTGGCGACTCCGGCGGAGTCCGGCACCGGCATCTCGGTCGATGCGCTCACCACGGCGTTCAACACCGCCGTCAGCGACGGCGATGCGACCTTCACGTTCTCCGGTGACGCGACCGACGTCGCGCCGCAGATCACCGACGAGAAGGCCGCGGCGACTGTCGAGCAGCTGAACGGAATGCTGGCGACCATCGGCTTCTACGTGGGCAAGGAGCGCACCGTGCCGGTCGCACCAGCGGTCGCCGCGAGCTGGCTCACGGTCGAGGCCGTCGACGGCGAACTGCAGGTCTCTGCCGACTCGACCAAGATCCAGACCGTGGTGGACTCGCTCGCCAAGGCCGTCGACCGTGCACCAGTTCCCGCGACGACCATCGTCGACTCGGGCGGCCAGGTGCTGCGCACTGAGGCCAAGGGCGTGACGGGCCGCGAACTCGGCGAGACCTCTGGCGTGGCATCCGACTTCGCCGCCGGACTCGAGAAGGGCGACGCGGTCTTCCCCCTCACCGTCTCGGAGACGCCGTTCGAGACCACCGCCGTCGCACGCAGCCTCACGGTCGACATCAGCGATCAGCGCACCTATCTCGTCGAGAACGGCAACGTCGTGCGGTCGTGGGCGGTGTCGACCGGCCTGCCTGGCACCGCCACCGACCTCGGCCACTTCCGCGTGCGCGCACACGTGCCCATGCAGGACATGAAGGGCACCAACGCCGACGGCTCGAAATACGTGACGAAGGACGTCCCCTGGGTGACCTACTTCAACGGCGACGAGGCCTTCCACGGCACGTACTGGCACACCAACTTCGGCAACCGGATGAGCCACGGCTGCGTCAACATGCCTATCGATGTCGCCAAGCAGGTGTTCGACCTCGCCCCCAGCGGCCTCGAGGTCTGGGTGCGCCAGTAA
- a CDS encoding NADP-dependent isocitrate dehydrogenase encodes MTDDAIIYTYTDEAPALATASFLPIIKAYTGQAGIEVETRDISLAGRILAAFPQKLTPEQQVGDALAELGGLATLPEANIIKLPNISASIPQLKAAIAELQEQGYDVPNYPDEAQSLEEKDVRARYDRIKGSAVNPVLREGNSDRRAPLAVKNYAKKHPHRNKPFADGSKTRVATMGHDDFKHNERSWVAAHDDVLSFRHTAADGTVTVLKEGLKVLPREIIDATFLSASNLDAFLAETLETAKSEDVLYSVHLKATMMKVSDPIIFGHVVKAFFKDVFAQYGDQLAAAGLSANDGLGSILAGLSGIADGDEIKAAFERAIAEGPRLSYVNSDKGITNLHVPSDVIVDASMPALVRNGGKLWGVDGGEADTLAVIPDSSYAGVYQTVLDDVIANGPLDPATIGTVPNVGLMAQAAEEYGSHDKTFEIATDGVVQVLDSEGTVLIEHEVGKGDIWRATQTKHIPVMDWVKLAVTRARATGVPAVFWLDANRSHDAQIIAKVHQGLATLDTSGLTLTILAPEEATRYTLARMRHGLDTISVTGNVLRDYLTDLFPILEVGTSAKMLSIVPLLAGGGLFETGAGGSAPKHVQQLVGENYLRWDSLGEFFALAASLEHFADRTGNESARILAETLDAATGTFLEEDRSPGRALGTIDNRGSHFYLALYWAQELAAQTKDAALAAAFAPVAAALGEKEQQIVSELNAVQGSPLDIGGYYRPDTEKVAAAMRPSQTLNGVIDAMV; translated from the coding sequence GTGACCGACGACGCCATCATCTACACCTACACAGACGAGGCGCCGGCTCTGGCGACCGCGTCCTTCCTGCCGATCATCAAGGCCTACACCGGCCAGGCGGGCATCGAGGTGGAGACGCGCGACATCTCGCTGGCGGGCCGCATCCTCGCGGCCTTCCCGCAGAAGCTCACACCAGAGCAGCAGGTCGGCGACGCGCTGGCCGAGCTCGGTGGGCTCGCGACGCTGCCCGAGGCGAACATCATCAAGCTGCCGAACATCTCGGCATCCATCCCGCAGCTCAAGGCGGCCATCGCCGAGCTGCAGGAGCAGGGCTACGACGTGCCGAACTATCCGGACGAGGCGCAGTCCCTCGAGGAGAAGGACGTTCGCGCCCGCTACGACCGCATCAAGGGCTCCGCAGTGAACCCCGTGCTGCGTGAGGGCAACAGTGACCGCAGGGCTCCGCTGGCAGTGAAGAACTACGCCAAGAAGCACCCGCACCGCAACAAGCCCTTCGCCGACGGTTCGAAGACGCGGGTCGCCACCATGGGCCACGACGACTTCAAGCACAACGAGCGCTCCTGGGTCGCCGCCCACGACGACGTGCTGAGCTTCCGCCACACGGCAGCCGACGGCACCGTCACCGTGCTCAAGGAGGGACTGAAGGTCCTTCCACGCGAGATCATCGACGCCACCTTCCTGTCGGCCTCGAACCTCGACGCGTTCCTCGCCGAGACGCTCGAGACCGCCAAGAGCGAGGACGTGCTGTACTCGGTGCACCTGAAGGCCACGATGATGAAGGTCAGCGACCCGATCATCTTCGGCCACGTCGTGAAGGCCTTCTTCAAGGACGTCTTCGCCCAGTACGGCGACCAGCTCGCCGCGGCCGGCCTCAGCGCCAACGACGGACTCGGCTCGATCCTCGCCGGCCTGTCCGGCATCGCCGACGGCGACGAGATCAAGGCCGCCTTCGAGCGGGCGATCGCCGAAGGCCCTCGCCTGTCGTACGTCAACTCCGACAAGGGCATCACGAACCTGCACGTGCCGAGCGATGTCATCGTCGATGCATCGATGCCGGCGCTGGTCCGCAACGGCGGCAAGCTCTGGGGCGTCGACGGAGGCGAAGCGGACACGCTGGCAGTGATTCCGGACTCGTCGTACGCCGGTGTCTACCAGACCGTGCTCGACGACGTGATCGCCAACGGTCCTCTCGACCCCGCGACGATCGGCACTGTTCCCAACGTCGGCCTGATGGCGCAGGCGGCCGAGGAGTACGGCAGCCACGACAAGACGTTCGAGATCGCGACGGACGGCGTCGTGCAGGTGCTCGACAGCGAAGGCACCGTGCTCATCGAGCACGAGGTCGGCAAGGGCGACATCTGGCGTGCCACGCAGACCAAGCACATTCCGGTCATGGACTGGGTCAAGCTCGCGGTCACCCGTGCCCGCGCCACTGGCGTGCCTGCCGTGTTCTGGCTGGACGCGAACCGCTCGCACGACGCGCAGATCATCGCCAAGGTGCACCAGGGTCTTGCGACGCTCGACACCAGCGGTCTGACGCTGACGATCCTCGCCCCCGAAGAGGCGACGCGCTACACGCTGGCGCGCATGCGCCACGGCCTTGACACCATCTCGGTGACCGGCAACGTGCTGCGCGACTACCTCACCGACCTGTTCCCGATCCTCGAGGTCGGCACCAGCGCCAAGATGCTCTCGATCGTTCCGCTGCTCGCCGGTGGCGGGCTGTTCGAGACCGGTGCGGGTGGCTCCGCCCCGAAGCACGTGCAGCAGCTCGTCGGCGAGAACTACCTGCGCTGGGACTCGCTCGGCGAGTTCTTCGCGCTCGCCGCATCGCTCGAGCACTTCGCTGACCGCACCGGCAACGAGAGCGCGCGCATCCTCGCCGAGACGCTGGACGCCGCCACTGGCACCTTCCTCGAGGAGGACCGCTCGCCCGGCCGCGCCCTCGGCACGATCGACAACCGCGGCAGCCACTTCTACCTCGCCCTGTACTGGGCGCAGGAGCTGGCGGCGCAGACGAAGGATGCCGCCCTTGCCGCCGCGTTCGCACCGGTCGCCGCGGCTCTCGGCGAGAAGGAGCAGCAGATCGTCAGCGAGCTGAACGCCGTGCAGGGCTCGCCGCTCGACATCGGCGGGTACTACCGTCCCGACACCGAGAAGGTCGCGGCGGCGATGCGCCCGTCGCAGACGCTGAACGGCGTCATCGACGCGATGGTCTGA
- a CDS encoding GNAT family N-acetyltransferase, with the protein MSELRVVELSAATIVAVNKLSLKPGQEQFLAPVSYGIAATVVNPQTSWQRVVLDGDQVVGFVSASFDPEALEENFRSVLWRINVDADDQGRGIGRFAVQALIDEARARGVDHVNVIYEAGDGGPEAFFRRVGFEPVGETEYSEVIAQIRVTD; encoded by the coding sequence ATGTCGGAACTGCGCGTGGTCGAACTATCCGCGGCGACGATCGTCGCCGTCAACAAGCTGTCACTCAAGCCTGGGCAGGAGCAGTTCCTCGCTCCGGTCTCCTACGGCATCGCCGCCACCGTGGTGAACCCTCAGACCTCCTGGCAGCGCGTGGTGCTCGACGGCGACCAGGTCGTCGGCTTCGTGAGCGCGAGCTTCGACCCTGAGGCTCTGGAAGAGAACTTCCGCAGCGTGCTCTGGCGCATCAACGTGGATGCGGACGATCAGGGCCGCGGCATCGGCCGCTTCGCCGTGCAAGCTCTGATCGACGAGGCCCGCGCACGCGGTGTCGATCACGTGAACGTGATCTATGAAGCCGGCGACGGCGGCCCCGAGGCGTTCTTCCGCCGAGTGGGCTTCGAACCCGTCGGCGAGACCGAGTACTCAGAGGTCATCGCGCAGATCCGCGTCACGGACTGA
- a CDS encoding DUF559 domain-containing protein: MRLTTWLAERDGIGHRDDASDAGFTPSHVRAAIRSGSVRRIRAKWIALDSAAPELVTAAFAGGALTCTTLARRRGWWVPPSVTEKSTGEKPSTVEKVHLHLPVHESLRADDVTAHWAKPLAPRHPRTLEASVEDALSDAAQCFEIDQAVAIWESAIRTNSTTLESLRSVRWRSAAARRCLLHVRPGTDSSLETVFHVRLSAWGVRLRLQVQLAGHPVDFLIGTHLVVQIDGWSFHSSSADRTRDLAHDAELRMRGYTVLRFSYSQVMFNWEHVEHVLASAISRGLHLAAA; this comes from the coding sequence ATGAGACTGACGACCTGGCTCGCAGAGCGCGACGGCATCGGCCATCGCGATGACGCGTCGGATGCTGGATTCACACCTTCGCATGTGCGCGCGGCGATCCGGTCCGGCAGTGTTCGCCGCATTCGCGCGAAGTGGATCGCACTCGACTCGGCTGCCCCGGAGCTCGTCACTGCGGCATTCGCGGGTGGTGCGCTGACGTGCACGACCCTGGCGCGACGACGTGGGTGGTGGGTGCCGCCCAGTGTGACTGAGAAGTCCACGGGTGAGAAGCCGAGCACGGTCGAGAAGGTGCACCTGCACCTGCCCGTCCACGAGTCGCTGCGGGCGGATGACGTCACCGCGCACTGGGCGAAGCCACTCGCGCCTCGGCATCCGCGCACGTTGGAGGCGTCGGTCGAGGATGCCTTATCCGATGCTGCGCAGTGCTTCGAAATCGATCAGGCCGTCGCGATCTGGGAATCGGCGATCCGCACGAACTCGACGACCCTGGAGTCGCTACGCAGTGTTCGCTGGCGCTCCGCCGCGGCCCGGCGATGTCTGCTGCATGTGCGACCGGGAACGGACTCGTCGCTGGAGACCGTGTTCCACGTGCGGCTGAGCGCGTGGGGCGTGCGACTGCGCCTCCAGGTGCAGCTCGCAGGGCATCCGGTCGACTTTCTCATCGGCACCCACCTGGTCGTGCAGATAGACGGGTGGAGCTTTCATTCCTCCTCCGCCGACCGCACCCGCGACCTCGCCCACGACGCCGAGCTGAGGATGCGCGGGTACACCGTGCTGCGCTTCTCGTACTCGCAGGTGATGTTCAATTGGGAGCATGTCGAGCATGTGCTCGCGTCGGCGATCAGCCGCGGACTGCACCTCGCAGCGGCGTAA
- a CDS encoding ABC transporter ATP-binding protein: MSITGTQNEDRSDYTKEESRAIRQRSLRLLGSLIQPLRARIVIAALVLVVSTALQVAGPILIGVALDRALPQLLENADWMPAIMVTGAYLFAGIVGSALIGFYVVLAARITQAVLLELRKRIFLHTQRLSLEFHESYTSGRIISRQTSDLDSIRELLDGGLNNLVSGVLFGLFTFIALVIYDWQSGVILALAGIPLALLMRWFYKRSQLVYRESRVISAKVIVQFVETMTGIRAVKSFRKEPRNDKTFRKVAGDYRDVNRRSMVLFGTFEPGLMAVSALTIALVVLWGGIRVADGVLGVGVLLATVLYVRNFFAPMQEIAMFLNSYQSATAALEKVSGVLDEVPTVPDPDKPVDLWESRGAIRFDDVTFGYNGEKTILPEFTLDIPSGQTIALVGTTGAGKSTLAKLISRFYDPTIGSVTLDGVDLRMLHPKDLRRAIVMVTQEAYLFSGTVADNIALGKPDATLEEIRAAARAVGADEFISSLPDGYNTDVNKRGGRVSAGQRQLISFARAFLADPAVLILDEATASLDIPSERLIQDALQTLLADRTAIIIAHRLSTVAIADRVLVMEHGRIIEDDTPKALIGGAGKFAQLHAAWQETLV, from the coding sequence ATGAGCATCACCGGCACTCAGAACGAAGACCGCTCCGACTACACCAAAGAGGAGAGCCGCGCCATCCGGCAGCGCTCACTGCGCCTGCTCGGATCGCTGATCCAGCCGCTGCGCGCGCGCATCGTGATCGCCGCGCTCGTGCTGGTCGTCTCGACGGCCCTGCAGGTGGCGGGCCCCATCCTGATCGGCGTCGCCCTGGACCGGGCCCTGCCGCAGCTGCTCGAGAACGCCGACTGGATGCCGGCGATCATGGTGACAGGTGCGTACCTGTTCGCCGGCATCGTCGGCTCTGCGCTGATCGGGTTCTACGTCGTGCTGGCCGCGCGCATCACCCAGGCCGTGCTGCTCGAGCTGCGCAAGCGCATCTTCCTGCACACCCAGCGACTGAGCCTCGAGTTCCACGAGTCGTACACCTCTGGCCGCATCATCTCGCGGCAGACCAGCGACCTCGATTCGATCCGCGAACTGCTCGACGGCGGACTCAACAACCTCGTCTCCGGCGTGCTGTTCGGCCTGTTCACCTTCATCGCGCTGGTGATCTACGACTGGCAGTCCGGCGTGATCCTGGCTCTCGCCGGAATCCCGCTTGCGCTCCTGATGCGCTGGTTCTACAAGCGGTCGCAGCTCGTCTACCGCGAGTCGCGGGTGATCAGCGCCAAGGTGATCGTGCAGTTCGTGGAGACGATGACGGGCATCCGCGCCGTGAAGTCGTTCCGCAAGGAGCCGCGCAACGACAAGACATTCCGCAAGGTCGCCGGTGACTACCGTGACGTGAACCGTCGCTCGATGGTGCTGTTCGGCACGTTCGAGCCAGGGCTGATGGCCGTCTCCGCCCTGACGATCGCGCTGGTCGTGCTGTGGGGCGGCATCCGCGTCGCCGACGGCGTGCTCGGCGTCGGCGTGCTGCTGGCGACCGTGCTGTACGTCCGCAACTTCTTCGCGCCCATGCAGGAGATCGCGATGTTCCTGAACTCCTACCAGTCCGCCACGGCGGCGCTGGAGAAGGTCTCGGGCGTGCTCGACGAAGTGCCGACGGTGCCGGACCCCGACAAGCCGGTCGACCTGTGGGAGTCGCGCGGCGCGATCCGCTTCGACGACGTCACCTTCGGGTACAACGGCGAGAAGACGATCCTGCCGGAGTTCACCCTCGACATCCCGTCCGGTCAGACGATCGCGCTCGTGGGCACCACCGGTGCTGGCAAATCGACGCTCGCCAAGCTCATTTCGCGCTTCTACGACCCGACGATCGGCTCGGTCACGCTCGACGGCGTCGATCTTCGGATGCTGCACCCCAAGGATCTGCGGCGAGCGATCGTCATGGTGACCCAGGAGGCGTACCTGTTCAGCGGGACCGTCGCCGACAACATCGCGCTCGGAAAGCCGGATGCGACGCTCGAGGAGATCCGCGCAGCCGCGCGCGCCGTGGGCGCCGACGAGTTCATCTCGTCGCTGCCCGACGGGTACAACACCGACGTGAACAAGCGCGGTGGGCGCGTGTCGGCCGGGCAGCGTCAGCTGATCTCGTTCGCGCGGGCGTTCCTCGCCGACCCAGCGGTGCTGATCCTCGACGAGGCGACCGCCTCGCTGGACATCCCGTCGGAGCGGTTGATCCAGGATGCCCTGCAGACGCTGCTTGCCGACCGCACGGCGATCATCATCGCCCACCGGCTGTCCACTGTCGCGATCGCGGACCGTGTGCTCGTGATGGAACACGGCAGGATCATCGAGGACGACACCCCGAAGGCACTGATCGGCGGCGCCGGAAAGTTCGCGCAGCTGCACGCCGCGTGGCAGGAGACTCTGGTCTGA
- a CDS encoding ABC transporter ATP-binding protein, producing MSVTSSPSSLSTFAALWRLKPFVRPIFGRLIGGALSALAAAVIALMIPIVLEQIVKGPIATGVTGLIAVGAFAVFALALGEAAMVWLRRWFVLTPATEVEYQMRTDLYSRLQSLPVAFHDRWQSGQLLSRMMQDIGLIRRWIAFGLILLVVNILTIGIGAVLLFRWHWLLGTIFLVTGIPMWIQGYLFEKRYGVLARRSQDQAGDLATSVEESVHGIRVLKAFGRGKHALSRFSRQAETLRETELSKARAVGEIWFWLDLMPQIAFGLSLITGIWLIANDAIDVPQLFAFFAMATVLRWPIESIGFLFSFMLDARTATDRVFDIFQETNTITDPENPVRIKEPRGELAFESARFRYQDAGASERDLLDGIDLVLEPGETMALVGLTGSGKTTLTTLPARLYDVTGGRVTLDGVDIRDLELSELRRHVAMAFEDATLFSASVRENVLLGRADLDIHSEEADRVLHEALGVAQAGFAEQLPEGLETIIGEEGLSLSGGQRQRLALARAVAAAPKVLVLDDPLSALDVDTEAMVEEALRHVLADTTALIVAHRPSTVALADRVALLEKGRITAVGKHSDLLRTSAHYRHVISSLEADEAARTGAIPIITEAVAEAHQRQEEAADAIDEQDALEEEVQA from the coding sequence ATGTCTGTCACCTCCTCCCCGTCGTCTCTGTCCACCTTCGCTGCGCTGTGGCGGCTGAAGCCTTTCGTCCGGCCGATCTTCGGACGCCTGATCGGGGGCGCACTCAGTGCGCTCGCCGCGGCCGTGATCGCGCTGATGATCCCGATCGTCCTCGAGCAGATCGTGAAGGGCCCGATCGCCACCGGCGTCACCGGCCTGATCGCCGTCGGCGCCTTCGCAGTCTTCGCGCTCGCTCTCGGCGAGGCCGCCATGGTGTGGCTGCGCCGCTGGTTCGTGCTGACCCCGGCCACCGAGGTCGAGTACCAGATGCGCACCGACCTGTACTCCCGCCTGCAGAGCCTGCCGGTGGCGTTCCACGACCGCTGGCAGTCCGGCCAGCTGCTCAGCCGCATGATGCAGGACATTGGCCTGATCCGCCGCTGGATCGCCTTCGGCCTCATCCTGCTGGTGGTGAACATCCTCACGATCGGCATCGGCGCCGTGCTGCTGTTCCGCTGGCACTGGCTGCTCGGCACGATCTTCCTCGTCACCGGCATCCCGATGTGGATCCAGGGGTATCTGTTCGAGAAGCGCTACGGCGTGCTCGCGCGCCGCAGCCAGGACCAGGCAGGCGACCTCGCGACCAGCGTCGAGGAGAGCGTGCACGGCATCCGCGTGCTGAAGGCGTTCGGCCGTGGCAAGCACGCCCTCTCGCGCTTCAGCCGTCAGGCCGAGACGCTGCGCGAGACCGAGCTGAGCAAGGCGCGCGCGGTCGGCGAGATCTGGTTCTGGCTCGACCTGATGCCGCAGATCGCGTTCGGTCTGAGCCTGATCACCGGCATCTGGCTGATCGCGAACGACGCGATCGACGTGCCCCAGCTGTTCGCGTTCTTCGCCATGGCGACGGTGCTGCGCTGGCCGATCGAGTCGATCGGGTTCCTGTTCTCGTTCATGCTGGATGCCCGCACTGCGACCGACCGCGTGTTCGACATCTTCCAGGAGACCAACACGATCACCGACCCCGAGAACCCGGTGCGGATCAAGGAGCCGCGCGGTGAGCTCGCCTTCGAGAGCGCGCGCTTCCGGTATCAGGACGCCGGCGCGTCAGAGCGCGACCTGCTCGACGGAATCGACCTCGTGCTCGAACCAGGCGAGACGATGGCCCTGGTGGGCTTGACCGGCAGCGGCAAGACCACTCTCACCACGCTGCCTGCGCGATTGTATGACGTGACGGGAGGGCGGGTAACACTCGACGGCGTCGACATCCGCGACCTGGAGCTGAGTGAGCTGCGCCGCCACGTGGCGATGGCGTTCGAGGACGCGACGCTGTTCTCAGCATCCGTCCGTGAGAACGTGCTGCTCGGACGCGCCGACCTCGACATCCACAGCGAAGAGGCCGACCGCGTGCTGCACGAGGCACTCGGCGTCGCGCAGGCGGGCTTCGCCGAGCAGCTGCCAGAAGGCCTCGAGACGATCATCGGCGAAGAGGGACTGAGCCTGTCCGGTGGACAGCGTCAGCGCCTCGCCCTGGCCCGCGCCGTCGCTGCCGCTCCCAAGGTGCTCGTGCTCGATGACCCGCTCTCGGCGCTCGACGTCGACACCGAGGCCATGGTGGAAGAGGCGCTGCGCCACGTGCTCGCCGATACCACCGCACTGATCGTGGCGCACCGACCGTCGACGGTCGCCCTGGCCGACCGGGTCGCACTGCTCGAGAAGGGCCGGATCACCGCGGTCGGAAAGCACTCCGATCTGCTGCGCACCAGCGCCCACTACCGGCACGTGATCTCCAGCCTCGAGGCGGACGAGGCAGCTCGCACCGGAGCCATTCCGATCATCACCGAGGCGGTCGCCGAGGCGCACCAGCGCCAAGAAGAAGCGGCGGACGCCATCGACGAACAGGACGCACTCGAAGAGGAGGTGCAGGCATGA
- a CDS encoding methylated-DNA--[protein]-cysteine S-methyltransferase — MTALIQTIDTPDGALTLLVDEDQRVLASGWSTDHAEIVARVHPSLRPERIADGESDAADAARAYYAGDLAAIDGVAVRQHGTEMQAAGWAALRRIVPGSPLTYSEFAIELGSPQAVRAAASICARNAPALFVPCHRVLRADGTLGGFAWGVPVKRSLLAREAAAMSAVA, encoded by the coding sequence ATGACCGCCCTCATCCAGACCATCGACACCCCGGACGGGGCCCTCACGCTTCTCGTCGACGAGGACCAGCGCGTGCTCGCCTCCGGCTGGAGCACAGACCACGCCGAGATCGTCGCGCGCGTGCATCCGTCCCTGCGCCCGGAGCGGATCGCCGACGGCGAGTCGGATGCTGCGGACGCAGCCCGCGCGTATTACGCCGGCGATCTGGCGGCCATCGACGGCGTGGCAGTCCGTCAGCACGGCACCGAGATGCAGGCTGCCGGGTGGGCGGCGCTGCGCCGCATCGTCCCTGGCAGCCCGCTGACGTACTCGGAGTTCGCGATCGAGCTCGGCAGTCCTCAGGCGGTGCGTGCGGCAGCATCCATCTGCGCCCGCAATGCACCAGCCCTGTTCGTGCCCTGCCACCGCGTGCTGCGCGCGGACGGCACCCTGGGCGGCTTCGCCTGGGGTGTGCCGGTGAAGCGGAGCCTGCTGGCGCGTGAGGCCGCCGCGATGTCTGCGGTCGCCTGA